The genomic window ctcagtgtttgtttgacctCTTCACATTGTCTTCTATCTGCGCATCTGTGCCAAAGTGCTGCGCagaaacaaatggaaaagaaCACGCTCTGTCATAGAGCCCAGCAACCCTCGCTAGCACCAACAAAATCCTGCCTGCTGTGGCttgtaaatatattaaaataaaatgttatttattttctctgatatTTTAACAGGTACGACTCTTGAAACAgcaagacagagacaggaatGAAGATTTTTATGTGAAGTCCATCTTCAAAGTCAATCAAAGTCACTCTGAAAATCTTGAGCAGTTCATTGTCTGGCTGATGTGCGTCTGAGAGCTGGAGACAAGCGACGGGCAGTGGCAGGAAGCAACATCCGTGTTTAACAGCTTTTCTCTGGGCCTCTGCTGGCTGCCGACCTCCCCCGTCTCCGTGTCACTGATGTCCAGGTCTGGCTGATACTCCGacatcgctgctgctgctgctgctgatgatgatgatgatactgCAGCTGCCTCTGAGGTGCCGTCACAGCAGGAGCacacctggaaaacacacacacaggtttgcatgAGTAATTAAAGCAAGAGGGTGTCTCACATGTTCATTTGAGAaaaataagctgttttcagacatgaactttggaGAATGACCAGAAAATTGCGTCTGGACATTTTGTCTTTCACGTATAAAGaagacagcaggagattgtaTGACTCAggacaacaggaacatttctggaacattcaggtgaaggGTGGCGTCttggtagagcagcaggagtcGGTACATAATTTATGAATTACTTTGCTGTTATCACCAAAACAAATTGTCGAATCTTGTCTTTCCGACATtcttaaaaaatctaaattatccGAAAAACTGCTGAATGTTAAATGAAAATTTAATAGAAATATCAACCAATAAATATATTCATCACATCTATAATTCTCATTCCAATAATGGACTATAAATATTCTACCTTGATGTCTATGGCCTTGGGTAGACTTCCATTCTTTATCCAGGGGTGGACCTCCATCAGCtccttcttctgctcctctgagaAGCACGGCTGGTTCTTGTGCATCAGCCgcagcttctctctgtcctctctgagCACTTGCTGGATGTTACTGCACATACAAGCAAACCCACAAACAGCCATTCAGCACACCAGCCAACAGTTGTATCTGACAGCACTTTATGTGGGTCAGGGTGAACTCTGAACACTAGAGGATCACTTcttctgacaacaacaaagaaaaggtTGGTTTCAAGCTATTTGTCTCCGCCACTTCCTGCAACACTTGAGAAAAATCAGATTCTGCTGCTAATCATCTGCTGAGTCCCATTCACTGTCTGGCTTCTCTTATCTATCAATTGTGCTGATGTAAGGGTGCCATCTGGTGGTTATAACTATCACTACATCCATAGAGGTCCAATGTGAGAAGCTGATTCTTGTTCATCTTTTTGGGCCTTTGTTTTGCCTGTCATGCACAAAGGCACAGAGACAGTAAACCCTGAGGGAAATACaaacagttgaaaaaaaaaacaagctataATAGTATGGAGGAGTTATGAAATTGGAGTTAAGacatatttctgtatttaattCTATTACCTGAAGACAGTAAAATGCAAACAGAGAAACTTAGAAAAAGTTCCAAAGAATTAATTATTAACAATACCACCATCTACTGAATTTCAGCTCTCAGCTCCCAGTGATAAAACTTTGAGATGTGAGCCAAGCCAGGGTGCAGATATGTTATGGTGTAATAACATAAGAGACCTCTAACTTGATTGTATAGCTGTGTGCAGCGCTATTTGTTTGTGCACTCGTGCAGTCGTCCGTAACGCTTTTCTCGTCCACGCAGACAGTGGGACCTCAtcgtttcagctgcagttttgcTCCAAGTAGCATACAATGCAGTTCTCTCGCTCATGCAAGAGCCACTAGCCCGTGCCATGAGCAGCCACAGCGGGTCCAACAGTACATACCTAATAAAGTGTTCGCTCTGCTCCATGTCTACGGGCCTTGCGTCGCTGCCGCTcagatgacctttgaccttctggCTGTTCTGGGACGAGTCCACGCTGCCAAAGTATTTACTGCTGTTGTTGCTTCCTGAAAACCAACAGGGGAGTGTCACACgattttatttatcacaaaaacacagtaaCTTTGTCACACCTGAGGAGTCGAGATTGACTTGACTTTACACATAACAGagcaacacaacagcaaaaaacTCAAATTACAACAAAGCTGATGTGACTTGTTGTAACTTTGTTCTGCTGATTTCCCCTGAGGTTGTGTTCTTTTTATCTAATGCTGTCCATGAGATGTAGAAAGTTAAGTTCGTACCTGTTCCACTGGCGGAGGTCCCACTAGCCGACACTCCACTGCCTGATGTCCTGCTCTTAGATGTACCGCTGTTGGACGTCCCGCTGGCCGAAGTTCCACAACCGTTGGACCCTGAGCCCATGGACCCTGAGGTGGCCGAACCTGTGCCTGAATAAGAGTCCTCTTGGAGCATAATGTCCAACATGTCACTGGATAAGGAGTTGGCATCGCTGGTGTTCCCGTCGCCATGTGAGCTTGCctgaaaaaaaccacaaacaggaaaacaatagCATTAAAGAGCAGCCTGACTTCAGAGATGGACTGCAGCGCTCTTTGTGATACAGGCAGGCCCAGTGTCATGAGTTGTGTTGGGTCTTGCCTCTGCAAATGAAGACTCCATTGTCAGTAAATATCTTTAAGGAGCATGGAAATGAGTCTGCCTCACCGATAACCAGGTGCACCATAGCACACCATTAAAGGTTGAGCTCAGTTAGCAACATGACAGTGATCTCGATCCATCTCCTGCTGATTTAAAGgagaatgtaaaatatatttatgttcaAGTGAAAAGATCAATTTGTAACAGTGATAGCTGCAAACATACTTTGTGTGTTCCTGGTCATGTCTtagcacaaaacaacacagagaaaacaacagcatgTCCCCACTGATGCTAAAAATGGTGTTATTAATGTGGTTCAAGCCTCGGATGCCCTGCATGCAAAATCAAAGAGTGGATGAACAATATGTGCATAAAATCATACAGTACTAATGTGATAAACAAAGATGTTCTATTACCGATACCAGCAAAGGAAATGCCTCTGATACAGCTGAAAATGTCGAGTCGGGCATCGGTGAGTACTGATCCGATACCACTTCTTTAAAGTGTGttagtttcacccagataaaactgcaattttcttttcctggagAAAACATCTTGATGAAGAAGGGATTTCCGGTAGTGTGTCAGTTAGAGCTACTTAAAATATCAGTAATTTGGCAATATTTCATGAAACGTAGCAACATGAACTGTATGCAGGACTTCAGGTTTAAGGTATTTAAAGGAAGTAATTGTTGTGGTTTCCccaagtttgttttctttttcagtttttactgtCAAACTAGATAATTAAAGGAGTTCTATGgcatttatgtatgtatttcttttttgaagggtttaacctgagccagaCCGTACAACAATAACAGCAGCCATCACTTCTGTACAGGGTTAGTAGCATACTACTGTTATAACATATTATATATCTTgttatattttcaaatgtacTGGTACTGGATCAGTACACGAGATCAGAAGATACACAAAGTCCAGGTTTCAGAATCAGCATTGTGAAGGTAAAAATGGTATCGGAACATCTCTAGCTatgatgttttgtttgttttaacttgTTAGACATTTTTTAGCAATTCTGTGAATTCTCGTTTTCTTACGTTTCTCAGTCTCATGCGTTATAATGCTACGTAATATATTTTCTGGAACAGACAAGGGTAGTGCAAATCATAAGTCATGAAGAGGAATACTAAGAGAAACTTTTACAGACATATTTGACATATGGATTCGGGGAGAAATGGGATTTGTGTATAGGTTTTCTGATGAGTCTCCTACCTCATTGCTGTAAGCCCTCAGCCTAGAGAACACTTTATCCCAAGACAAACGCTCACAGGCACAGCACGTGCACTCGCAAAACAACGGTCCAGGTGGACCAAGGAGACTGAGAGACGGCTAAAGGGATAATAACATCAAGTGTTAATACCCTTGGCCACATTTCATCGGAGTAGTCGAGATGGATTTGACTTTACATATGGCAGAGCaatacaacattaaaatacTGGCACTTTAACTGAGGAATCACTGTGAGGATGGCATTACATCACAGAGGGCTAAGAGATAAAAGATTATTGGGGGACCATGCCACAGCCTCCCTATGGGGGTCCACACAAGCCTCAATGAAAAAGTTCAGtgagacatttacattttatcctGACAGTTTAAGGAGAATATCAGTAACACGCTTCGGAAGACATGGGGAggaaagcagagagaaagaagacagCAACAGAAAGAGGGTTATTTCCTTGTTTACTGGCTTCGGCTCCCTCACCTTGGCTTGAGTGCCACTTGCTCCCTTGTCCCTTTCAGCGGGGTTCCCTTGTCCTCCAGGTGGCAGCACTGTGTTGTCCAGGAGGTCAACAgacagctccagctccagcagatTGAGGGGTGAGCTGCAGCCAGACTGGAACAGAGGTGGGGATGCCTGTCCTCCTCCCAATCCAGACTGGGGCGTCGAGGGGCGAGACTGGGCCTCCACCAGGCCCTTTGGGATTTCCGAGGATAGAGGGAGGTGGTACGATTGGGTAAGGTAACCTGCCTGAGGAGCAAAAAGGTTCTGGGGGCTGAAGGGATTCTGGACACCAAAGGAGGGTTGAACCATGAAGGTGCCCTGGCCTGGAAAGGCAGCCTGACAAAAAGGCTGTGTTTGGGTGGTGAAGCCTCCAGTCTCTGCATGGTACACTGGCTGTGGTGGTTGAGGCCCGGGGGGCATTGCAGAGTACATGTAGTTCGGCAGCATCAAAGCCACAATGGGGGTGACCATGGGGGCAGCGAAGGGaacaggatggatggatggctggCAGGGAGGGGCTTGGGTAGCCTGGTTGTCCCCAAAATTTGCTAGAGGGGGATCTGTGCTAGTCACTATGGAAGCAGGTGTGGGGTAACCCTGGAGTGGGTAGCCTGGCATCATGGCAGGGTAGGCCATGGAATACGGGGACTGCGAGGTGTCAGAGGAGGACCAAGACGTGGGGTTAAGACCATGGATTAGACGAGGTGGCCGCAGATGCTGTTGACTGTGATGGGACACCGTACTGTCCGAGGACACAACCTGCCTCGCTCGCTTCGACTTGGTCTTCTTATTTCGTGTTCCTCGGCGTGTGACGGGCTCTGCAGCCAGTCCAGGCTGTTTGAACGGTCGAGCAGCGGGCACAGCTGGAGGGTAGACAAGAACAAAAGCTGTTGAGTGATTAGTGATTTtgagattttcatttttcgttTGTTCCAAATCATCAACTACTTCTGCCTCTTGCCCCATATGACTTCTCTTAAGTGACGTTGCCACACTCCCAGTTCTTACAAATGACATTGCTGAGCCCAAAATATTAATGCAGATTAAAGTTATAACCATAAATTGTGATGTATGATCGTGATGATATGTCAGTGTGGTGTTCAGTGGTACCATCGCTGGAGGTCTGCTCTCGCTGGCGTTCCAGGTACTCAGAGCAGTTTGCTTTCAGCGTTGTGAGTCTACGGAGCTCTTTGAAGTGATGAAGGAAGGCCTGCTCCTCCTTCTGCGTGTGGGCCGCCAAAACCTGCTTGGTCAGCCCCAGTTTCTTGTAGGACTCCCTCTCCTGACTGGGAGGTGAAACAGCACGAGCAGGAGTCCTAGAGTTCTGGCAGGATTCTGCCATTTCCCCCGCTCCTGGTACATCCTCTATGATCTCTGCGAGGATGACAGAGGGGAAACTACTTTAAACACACAGTCCAGTAATGACAGGTGAAACGTTTGcagtgaaaatgataaaaagcaTTGAACAGGCACGGTAGTGGCCTGTAAAATAATGGCTCATTGTAACTGTAGGTGTAGTATTTACTACATCATCAGGTACTCATTGGTTAGTGCCTTCAGAAAGTACTTCTGTTTCATATTTGCCCCAAATTAGAGAGAGATTTCCTCGTTTTCCATTTATCGTTGTCATTAGAGTGGCCATTGAGCAATCTCTACAAACTCAACCTTTAAATCTGGATCCTTTTTTCTTCTGATCTGATATAATAAATATGCAGTAACAGATGACAGTATTTTGAAGATAAAATACTTTTCACTGCACTGTACCTGACTCTGGCTGAGGTTTCTTGTCTCCAACATGCACTATGGTGCTACTGTAGCTACACTGGCTGGTGATGGACACCACACTCTCCGGTTTGTTAGGTACAGGCAGGGGCAGCGAAGTGCCAACTACTGCAGTGGCGGCATCACTGGACTTTTTGTCTCGACCATCCAAAGTAGAAACACCAGACTGATCCTTTAACAAAGCTGGTTCTGCcaaagagaacagagaagaagacataCTGACACTGCATTCTTAATGTAGAGCCTGAGAGAGTTTAAAGAGCAAAGTGTGAAGGGATTAGAAGCtttatgtgatgatgatgtgactATAAGTTTCCTTTCAAGTTGTAAACAGAAGCAGTGCCACACCTTCAGACAACTGTATGTCGTTGGCCCCTTTCTGTTTGTCCTCATTTGAGTTAGAGGACGTGGTGTTGGAAGAAGAGTGACACTTCCTCTTCATGTTGATGGGAACATTACAGCTCTCCAAATACCTGCAAgaatcacaacaacacactgatCAGTTTACCATCTGTCACTGTCAAGTAGTTTTCAGCAAGAATAATGAAACCAGCGGAGAAATATTCGATGTTGGAGTTTTCTGTCAAAACATTTGCTATTTCACTGAAATAGTCCCATACATATAAGGAAGACTGTATATTCAGTGAAGTTCTAAGCAGATGACCTTCTTATTTTTGTCAGAAGACCATTTTTATCATACATATAACATTAAAGTGTACAAGGCTGGATATAAAATCTgtctttatattatatataggaTATTCAGGGATGACGGATACTAGTCCTCAAAATCATGTCAACTTTGTACCTGACGACGCTGTCCAAACAGCTGATCTGCTGGTAGGAGTAGACAGTCTGGTCGTTGAATGCCAGCTCCTCCTGGAAAGATGTCCGATTCTCCTCCATAGACCACGGCTCCTTCCAGTTGAGAGGGGTGGCCGGTTCTTTGGGCCGCACCACAGCTGAGCTCTTCTGAACAGACTCTACTGGGGAGAGGCCAGTGTTTAGGGGACAGCAGGGCTTACACGGCATATATCATTATTTgcttacattttacacacaaatatgcatcTGCAGCTTATCAGCTGGACTTACTGCTGATGCTTTTCTTGTTGTCTTGTTTGGTTGTCTGCTGCTCCTGACACTTCTGAAGGTGAACGCCTTTGCAGATTTCCTGAAAAGTTCGCTGTGAGATAGAGACAAGACGCTGCGGTCAGAAAAAATCcaatttataatatttttttcaatgttttgtgttttatattttatttaaatttggttGTGGTTCTCATATAAGCATGTATTTTGCATTTATGCGGTGTGGAATAAACTAAACAGAACTATAATATGATTATTGATATCGGCATTTGATTTATCCCAAATGATGATGATCAAATAGATACATTATAAATAGATAAACTATACAACTAACTAAATCAAATCTGTTGTATCAATAATTCTGATAATGTGAATAAGTTAAACTCtgaacacaaagtgaaaaaatcAGCCTCAACAATCAAGAGTTATGCTTAAGTCAGGACTATGGACCATTATTGTATGATCTTGTCCAGGTATGGCCACCTTGTATATTATTGGTACTCACAGGTCTGGCTTTGCTGctcagttcctcctcctcccacagcATCTTGCCCTTGTTAATGCTCTCACTTGACGAGGACATTCCCAGAAGGTGGTCATTGCTGTTCAGACTTCCGTGGCCACTGGACCCACTGTTATGAACCGGCTaatcagagacaaagagagggaagaTTAAAAATGAGAAGATGATGTAGAACTGCCTAAAATAATCTGTCTCTTCGACTCCTCctggattttatttaatttgatttgtctTTTGAAAGGATGATGTAGCTCTAATCCCTCAGCTCTGCCTTCGCCACAACGAGCTTCTAGGATTTATCACGGCTAAAAGATTCTGCCTTCTTTCATAATCAATACTTAACATCCtacatttcctttatttctcaTCCTCCCTCACCTGTAGCAGGAGGCGGTGGATCTGCTCGGTAATCTCCTGGATGTCAGGGTCCATGGTCTTTGTCCCCCCGACAGACAAGGCCGGGGCCACGAAAACATCTTCATTCACGGGGCCCCTGTTGGACAACGATGAACATCAATCGATGAAGATCAGAAACATTCAGACTACCTATCTGTTTAGATATTCACAAGACTGATACTCACATGCGGACTTTGTGTCTCCCGATGACAAAAGAGACCTTGCGGCTCCAGGGGTTGACAAAACTGGACCAGCTGGTGTCGAGGATGATGTACTCTCCGTTCCGTGCACAGAAGCGGATTGATGAGTGGTCAAACGGCTGCCCTGCGTACTGAAGGACTATACACAGAACCCAAAAAACACAAGTTAGAACAGCTTGTGGATAGATTTGCAGAAATTCTTTCTTGATCTTTTCAATTCTGCAGACTCACTCTTTCTGTGGATGGCCATCATGATGGGTCGGTCGTTGGgatgcaggtggaggaggaatgGTGTGCCAATCAAGTCCTGAGGGAGGTACCCGAGGAGAGGAACAGCcctgatacaaataaaaaatgtatcatcTCAGTTAGTTAGTATCGCACTGTCCTTGTGTGACTTGATGCAAATActcaaaactattttttaaaagcatttctGTCGTTTCTTACCGCTCATCGACATCCTGGAACACGCAactgggagtgtgtgtggtggtgaagATCCGCTTGTCTGTTGGAATTCTGGGtgctttaaagaaagaaaattggTAACATTGTGAAAAGTGCCTtgtctaaaataaaatataggagAAATGGTAAAAATATAATTGATAGAAGGAAGTGTGCCtggaaaacaaatagaaatgtgatattaaataGTGTTCTTCCCCAAAACCTGCAGTCAGGTACTTACCATCATAACCAGAGTGAACCCTCTCAGccaggaggaggcagcagaacTGGTCCTCAGCGTGGACGGTGTCCTGAACCTTCATCCGATATGGCGTCATGCGGAATGGATAGTACTGTATGTTGCCCTCACGCTCTTTACCACCgctgtaatttaaaatgtagaagAAGAGCTAAGTTAAACAGGGATGGTCTATTCATAAATACTCTCAATTAAGGTTTATGGATTTCAATTTCCCAAACACATGGGGGCGCTGTGTGGTTATTTTCCATCCATCAACCCAACCATCTCTGTGTACAGTCAATGAGTAAATTAATGTTGTgtggttgtgcatgtgtgttttaaatgggCGTGTGCAGAGCGATCTTTAGGCCAAATGGTTAGAGTGAAAGCCAAGTGACTACAACGTTCGATGTTCTACTGTGGCCGTGGACCATggttccccccctctctctcttcccccatgtttcctgtttgcctctgtgtacgtgtgtacgtgtgtgtgtgtgtgtgtgtatctatatgTATGTGGCAATTGCCTGGAAAAAGCATTCAATTACGCTTTACCCGCTTATGATGTCACAAAATAATTGAAAGGCATGTGAAGAACGGAAGCATGAATTAATAACACAGGTCTGAGCAGCAGATGGACCAACGCCCACTCACCTGATACGACAGAAGAAGGATTTCTCCTGCATGCAGTCAGGTGGGGATGACTCTGAAAggggtaaagaaaaatgttttaattcagagGTAACATTATCCAGACCGTATGCTGGTGGGGGTCTCGGCTCCTGCAGGCAATCAAGCTTTAATTAGCtctataaaaactaaaacacaattTAGGAGAACAGCTCTGCACTCAATGCAAAGAATTTACTCCAAATTGAGTTCTTTATTCATTTCCAGGCATACAGGGTTCAAAGCGAAACAGAAAAAGTGCAGCTCTGGGTCTGATGTTTAtcaagttgtgttgtttttgtaccTGCTCCGGTGCACATGCTCCATGACGGCAGGCGGTACGGCGTTGTGAAGCTGTAAAACACGCTAACATCCTGCGGTGTCAGGAACTCCACAAATTTGGTGTTTTTGAACACGTCTCTTTTGCAGTTGAGGATGGAGGCAGCCTGATCAGAAATGTAGACGATGCGTCCTGTGATCAGAGACACTGCGACTGCAAAAATGTCCTGCggaacacaaaatacaaatttgtggaatgaataaaaaaaatgcttgaATGCAGTAACATAACATTTTTTGGGTTCAAACCTTATTCAAGCAAAGTTGACAAAATCATGAATTGTTAGTGTTGTCAAAGCATTTATTGATTTAAGCATCTATAAAGAACATAGATATCAGTATTGTGGTGAAAATAattaccatagactgtttatacaGATGGATGACAGTATAGATTGTACATCCCACCTCCTTCAAGTAAGTGGAGGGAACCAAGCAAAAAAGTcgaagtacacgtcaaatagtAGTTCATCAACAATAACACTTATGTCGGTTCAAGTGTAAACTTTTCTGctaattttaattcattttatatatatatatatatatatatatatatatatggcctATGAACTCAGTGATCATTTACTCAGTTACTCACGTTGTTCTTGAGGGTGTACTCAGATGTAATGCTGTCTATTTCCTCTATTGTGTAAGAAGATACATCCAGGTCTGAAGGTTGACCGTCATTGATCATCAGAAGCTGGTAATACTCCTCATTGGCTGCAGAAACAAAGTCAATGTCTGATGAATACATACGTACCGTGAACAGCAGATAATCTACACACTGTAGTCATGTTTTAATGATGACATATTTCTCTgtgttgcattaaaatacatacaACTGAATCTGTTCAACTGAACCTCTACCTGCTCATCTCTCTccacaaaaaaacatccttACTGTTCAAACTGTGTCTTTAGTGCTTTCATTGCATTACCATTAGCTGCTTACACGTTCTGATAACCAGCAGCTTTATTTATGCATTGAGTTTTCAAAAAGCGCAGCCTTACCTTGCACCTGTTTGACACAGCGCAGCGCGTACTTCAGCATGTTTAACGTGGAGGACTTGTTATTGCGTCTCTTTTCAGCAGGCAGGTGAAGCTTCAGCTCTTTCAGGGTTTTAATCACCTCCTTCTGCGTCTTGGCTTTGGCGGACTCCTGACTACTGTGGGTTGCACAAAGACACAGTAGCCAATCAGATTTGTAACAAGGAAAAATGTCCCACAAAAGAGATTAAACAATGAAAGTAGAAGATAATTCACAATGCACGATAATTAGAGCCTgtttgattagggttaggctgatgcctttcacagacacatcaGTATCTGTGCTTATGccgatatgaaaacttttaggATTCAGTGCCATTTTTTTCTTGAGATATTTAATCAAATATATCAGTATGCTCATTTTTTTACCTCCTAATATCTGTATCGGCATTGCCCCCAAAAATCGGTCGACCTCCAATGATTTTATAAGTCTGATCTAAAAATGAGACTTTaaggtgatgtgtgttttcagcctcGGTTACTGAACTTACCTGCAGCCGCTGGTCGAAGGGTTGTCCTGCTCTGAGCTCAGCAGACTGAAGGCGTTTGAACTGCTGGGAGGAGATGGACTGTGGGAGTTGGAGCTGTGGGGGAGATGAGGACAAGTGAACATTAGACAGAAAAATAGAGGAAAACTAAAATGTCACTCAGTGAAGCCCACCCCTCCGCCAAGGCTCCAACAGTCCTCGAGGATATTAAAAAGTACCCCCAGCTTTACAACGTGGGGTGTTGATAAGGTGTGCCAAAAAAAGCTCTGCAGATTTCTGTCTTTGTGGGCGTGAGTGGGGGGGAACAGCCTGTATGCTTGACTTCTCATTTAGGAGCCAGGTAACAGAAGAAATCACACTTTAAATCTGAGGTCAGTCTCACCCCCCTGAGGACCGTAAGTGCATCTAGCACCCGCTGTGCTGCACAGCACTAAAATAGTAAGAGCTGCAGACTGAATACATCTGACAGCAGGGTTGCTGCTGGAAATTCTGGTTCCACTGGAACAGTGAAGGTCTAAAATCCCTTCTTGACTCCAGGTCTCCTACTATGAAAAAggtctattattattattattgttattaattgCAATTCAAAATGTGAGACATATATAGGACATATAATGGCCCAATTAAGAGGATTCTCGAACATCAAgcaaaatatattattatagatACTATATATTTCATGTGACCGGGACATTACAGGTTGGTTACGAGCAGAAGAGGGAGGGACAGGCTGTATTATAGGTAATGGAGTTCAgtatcagtgtttatggtggGAGCCAGCTGCCAAGTGTAGGAAGAAGTGTAGTGTAGAAGTAAAGAAGAAGATGAATtactatcatcatcattttgaCCACAGTCCGTTTTgctaatttttaaaaaaataaaaataaagtggagCTAGTTTAATTCAAGGCCATGAACTGTGAATGTGTGGGAACTGGACTCTTCCACTGAAATGTGTGGGTACGTAGTCCACTGCATTAGCAAGCAAGATTAACCAAAGTCTATTAACTGATTCGTCCATTTGCTGCTATGAATAACCTGCTTACCTGgctaagaaaagaaaaaaccttcACAAATAGCCTCCCTCAGGCAGGTAAAGCCTCCGGGACCCAAGAATACAACAGCTGGTTTTAGACCGGACATGTATTAGTgttagaggaagaggaagttcTGTTTTAGATTCGGCTCTCTGCCGCGTGTCTCCTCTCAAGGTGAAGATCAGGGCAAGGTGGCTCCGTTAGAGTCAAAAACTTTCCACTGACAGAAAGAGTGAACGTTTGACGTTCATCCCGTCTCCAGAGGAGACATGAATaacacagtgacacagctgcatgtgaataaaacaaagaggagcagcagagggctAAACGTCTGATGCGTTTTTCCATTCTGTACAACAGCTACAAATGAACTATATGcctataaataataaaataaatttctGGTTGAGCATTTACAATATGAGGTTTCCAATAGTTTAAATGATAATTGGTGCCGTAGAGAGAGCATGGACATGAAGATTTCTCAcctgacaaaaaaagaaacctgt from Paralichthys olivaceus isolate ysfri-2021 chromosome 16, ASM2471397v2, whole genome shotgun sequence includes these protein-coding regions:
- the per2 gene encoding period circadian protein homolog 2 isoform X2; the protein is MSEDSDSKPYHFPILEDQDVASLCRASTSCSSMPRGASGCSSMAQLHRIGGYNQGGPDLGLPSEGSDSSGQDPPASLHTHRKNTRSRLLPVEDVEMKSSGSSGSGTESHSNESHGNESQGNDSHGHGSMGSSNGNSKDSALLESSESNKSSNSHSPSPPSSSNAFSLLSSEQDNPSTSGCSSQESAKAKTQKEVIKTLKELKLHLPAEKRRNNKSSTLNMLKYALRCVKQVQANEEYYQLLMINDGQPSDLDVSSYTIEEIDSITSEYTLKNNDIFAVAVSLITGRIVYISDQAASILNCKRDVFKNTKFVEFLTPQDVSVFYSFTTPYRLPSWSMCTGAESSPPDCMQEKSFFCRISGGKEREGNIQYYPFRMTPYRMKVQDTVHAEDQFCCLLLAERVHSGYDAPRIPTDKRIFTTTHTPSCVFQDVDERAVPLLGYLPQDLIGTPFLLHLHPNDRPIMMAIHRKILQYAGQPFDHSSIRFCARNGEYIILDTSWSSFVNPWSRKVSFVIGRHKVRMGPVNEDVFVAPALSVGGTKTMDPDIQEITEQIHRLLLQPVHNSGSSGHGSLNSNDHLLGMSSSSESINKGKMLWEEEELSSKARPRTFQEICKGVHLQKCQEQQTTKQDNKKSISKSVQKSSAVVRPKEPATPLNWKEPWSMEENRTSFQEELAFNDQTVYSYQQISCLDSVVRYLESCNVPINMKRKCHSSSNTTSSNSNEDKQKGANDIQLSEEPALLKDQSGVSTLDGRDKKSSDAATAVVGTSLPLPVPNKPESVVSITSQCSYSSTIVHVGDKKPQPESEIIEDVPGAGEMAESCQNSRTPARAVSPPSQERESYKKLGLTKQVLAAHTQKEEQAFLHHFKELRRLTTLKANCSEYLERQREQTSSDAVPAARPFKQPGLAAEPVTRRGTRNKKTKSKRARQVVSSDSTVSHHSQQHLRPPRLIHGLNPTSWSSSDTSQSPYSMAYPAMMPGYPLQGYPTPASIVTSTDPPLANFGDNQATQAPPCQPSIHPVPFAAPMVTPIVALMLPNYMYSAMPPGPQPPQPVYHAETGGFTTQTQPFCQAAFPGQGTFMVQPSFGVQNPFSPQNLFAPQAGYLTQSYHLPLSSEIPKGLVEAQSRPSTPQSGLGGGQASPPLFQSGCSSPLNLLELELSVDLLDNTVLPPGGQGNPAERDKGASGTQAKPSLSLLGPPGPLFCECTCCACERLSWDKVFSRLRAYSNEASSHGDGNTSDANSLSSDMLDIMLQEDSYSGTGSATSGSMGSGSNGCGTSASGTSNSGTSKSRTSGSGVSASGTSASGTGSNNSSKYFGSVDSSQNSQKVKGHLSGSDARPVDMEQSEHFISNIQQVLREDREKLRLMHKNQPCFSEEQKKELMEVHPWIKNGSLPKAIDIKVCSCCDGTSEAAAVSSSSSAAAAAAMSEYQPDLDISDTETGEVGSQQRPREKLLNTDVASCHCPSLVSSSQTHISQTMNCSRFSE